One genomic region from Gemmobacter sp. 24YEA27 encodes:
- a CDS encoding ABC transporter permease: protein MKVRRPFRRVILRRLLIYCLVSACFAVILANRIITSAATEGFDARIRASLYHEAVLTFPMLSAQKVSRGHTDADHLAPWTEEALKAAFAGAGISVSPYARQFSPIAELPAAGMVEILTSDPHFPLAYRLSLSPDRKPEPGSCLMGRRLADQLKGPLPEWLHFGTMRCRLAGVFDGEIRPPFWTIDRAVLRLAARDRVMAEETILWSSYLQADTAVLNEADLRAGLAPWLEAGAVEIWSSQHHAERAAGILAIYNFVAAAISGVALGLCAFAIATTFMFSVSEQRREIAIRRAIGATQWQIIGHVQTEIAALVLGGLLTGMIGGKYLGLYLLAQMQGAGLLDPAAHAVLSPVGLIQLAAMFLAAGVTAGLIPAIIAARIDPAIVLRGG, encoded by the coding sequence ATGAAGGTGCGACGCCCCTTTCGTCGCGTGATCCTGCGCAGACTGCTGATCTATTGCCTCGTCTCGGCCTGTTTCGCGGTCATTCTTGCCAATCGCATCATCACATCTGCCGCGACCGAAGGCTTCGATGCCCGCATTCGTGCCAGCCTCTATCATGAGGCGGTGCTGACTTTTCCGATGCTCTCGGCACAGAAGGTCAGCCGGGGCCACACCGATGCGGACCATCTCGCCCCCTGGACGGAGGAGGCGCTGAAAGCCGCCTTTGCCGGGGCGGGGATCTCCGTCTCGCCCTATGCGCGGCAATTTAGCCCGATTGCCGAACTGCCTGCCGCCGGCATGGTGGAAATCCTGACAAGCGATCCGCATTTCCCTTTGGCCTACCGGCTGAGCCTCAGCCCCGATCGCAAGCCGGAGCCGGGAAGCTGCCTGATGGGTCGCCGCCTTGCCGATCAGCTAAAGGGGCCGCTGCCCGAATGGCTGCATTTCGGCACCATGCGCTGCAGGCTTGCCGGGGTCTTTGACGGTGAGATCCGCCCGCCTTTCTGGACGATCGACCGGGCGGTGCTGCGGCTGGCCGCGCGTGACCGGGTCATGGCGGAGGAGACCATTCTCTGGAGCAGCTATCTGCAGGCGGATACCGCCGTTTTGAACGAGGCGGATCTGCGCGCGGGCCTGGCCCCCTGGCTGGAGGCCGGGGCGGTGGAAATCTGGTCCAGCCAGCATCACGCCGAACGCGCGGCGGGTATCCTTGCAATCTACAATTTCGTCGCAGCCGCAATCAGTGGTGTCGCATTGGGCCTTTGTGCTTTCGCGATTGCCACAACCTTCATGTTCTCGGTGTCGGAGCAACGCCGGGAAATCGCCATTCGCCGCGCGATAGGGGCGACGCAATGGCAGATCATCGGCCATGTTCAGACCGAGATCGCAGCCCTGGTTCTTGGTGGTCTGCTGACAGGTATGATCGGCGGCAAATACCTCGGCCTTTATCTTCTGGCGCAGATGCAGGGGGCCGGATTGCTGGACCCGGCGGCACATGCGGTTCTGTCTCCTGTCGGCCTTATCCAGCTTGCAGCCATGTTTCTGGCGGCAGGCGTAACGGCGGGTCTGATCCCTGCCATTATCGCCGCCAGAATTGACCCTGCCATCGTACTGCGCGGCGGCTGA
- a CDS encoding ABC transporter ATP-binding protein: protein MSEAALPLHLERVVVHHGGQDRRVVLDHVDLTVAPGERLCILGESGSGKTTLLEVISGFRSPDAGRVRLFDIDPAGAADRVRARLRRQQLGFIFQDYALIEGLTALANIAMPLRLDGVRAEAAHQRAAERLAALGLTHLAAVPASALSGGEKQRVAFARATIHAPRLILADEPTGSLDPQTGQEILEMILGRGQDSPHSLVMVTHNHAYSRHFDRVLVLRDGRLHEVA from the coding sequence ATGAGTGAGGCCGCGCTGCCGCTGCATCTTGAGCGGGTTGTGGTGCATCATGGCGGCCAGGACCGCCGGGTGGTGCTGGACCATGTCGATCTGACGGTCGCGCCCGGCGAGCGGCTTTGCATCCTTGGCGAAAGCGGTTCGGGAAAGACCACGCTTCTGGAGGTGATCAGCGGTTTCCGGAGCCCGGATGCCGGGCGGGTGCGCCTTTTCGACATTGATCCGGCGGGGGCCGCAGACCGGGTTCGTGCCAGGCTGCGCCGTCAGCAGCTGGGGTTCATCTTCCAGGATTATGCTCTGATCGAAGGGCTGACGGCGCTTGCCAATATCGCCATGCCCCTGCGGCTTGACGGCGTCCGGGCTGAGGCTGCTCATCAGCGTGCGGCGGAACGGCTGGCAGCCCTTGGCCTCACGCATCTTGCTGCGGTGCCCGCCAGCGCGCTTTCGGGGGGCGAAAAGCAACGCGTGGCCTTTGCCCGCGCCACAATCCATGCGCCCCGCCTGATCCTGGCGGATGAGCCGACCGGCAGCCTCGACCCCCAGACAGGCCAGGAAATACTGGAGATGATCCTTGGGCGAGGGCAGGACAGCCCGCACAGCCTCGTGATGGTGACACATAACCACGCGTACAGCCGCCATTTCGACCGCGTTCTCGTGCTGCGGGACGGTCGGCTGCATGAGGTCGCCTGA
- a CDS encoding HlyD family efflux transporter periplasmic adaptor subunit has product MLRFYITAGLAAMALTGAVAAGLGHGPASVAPEVRAAVALTATSPSGAAVEPATFRTCFLDWAEETPLIALRDGFASTGLSVSDLVQPDNVLLTFRAENERAQLEMLDLRALGLEDRQRLATAAHASALARHATEARAVDRKRMRAREAAALAATRHREGRLDRLSLELAEDQLAEIDDLAAQTAPALTLLEAEHALRLIELQQESAALANERKALQDHIGTLSLRSETAGVISFVAPALTTGALVAVRRGEHVISLARPGMFRAKVPVHLRDLSLFTDRRVTARLALEAGILTGQVTRISALRSPLPDGSTHEVEIRFDPTGLASEPQSASCLFETITEAAP; this is encoded by the coding sequence GTGCTGCGTTTTTACATAACCGCAGGTCTTGCTGCGATGGCCCTGACCGGTGCCGTCGCAGCAGGACTTGGCCATGGCCCCGCCAGTGTCGCACCGGAGGTCCGGGCGGCAGTGGCTTTGACGGCTACGTCTCCATCGGGGGCTGCGGTTGAACCTGCGACATTCAGGACCTGCTTTCTGGACTGGGCCGAAGAGACGCCACTGATTGCTCTGCGCGATGGATTTGCGTCAACCGGGCTTTCGGTTTCAGACTTGGTCCAGCCGGACAACGTTCTACTGACCTTCCGCGCTGAAAATGAACGCGCTCAGCTGGAAATGCTGGATCTGCGCGCCCTTGGACTTGAGGACCGGCAGCGCCTTGCAACAGCCGCCCATGCCTCCGCCCTCGCCCGTCACGCGACCGAGGCCCGCGCCGTTGATCGCAAACGCATGCGCGCGCGCGAGGCGGCGGCGCTTGCCGCCACCCGCCATCGCGAAGGCAGGCTCGACCGCCTCTCGCTGGAACTTGCCGAGGATCAGCTTGCCGAAATTGACGATCTTGCCGCGCAGACCGCCCCTGCGCTTACCCTGCTGGAGGCAGAACATGCCCTCAGACTGATTGAGTTGCAGCAGGAAAGCGCGGCCCTCGCCAATGAAAGAAAGGCGCTTCAGGACCATATCGGGACACTTTCTCTGCGCAGCGAAACCGCTGGTGTGATCAGCTTTGTGGCGCCCGCGCTGACGACGGGTGCCCTTGTCGCGGTGCGGCGCGGCGAACATGTGATCAGCCTTGCCCGCCCTGGCATGTTCCGCGCGAAAGTTCCGGTGCATCTGCGCGACCTGTCGCTTTTCACCGATCGCCGCGTCACCGCCCGCCTAGCGCTGGAGGCGGGGATCCTGACGGGTCAGGTCACGCGCATCTCGGCCCTTCGCAGCCCTCTGCCCGATGGCAGCACGCATGAGGTTGAAATTCGCTTCGATCCGACAGGTCTCGCGAGCGAACCGCAATCGGCAAGCTGCCTGTTCGAAACCATCACAGAGGCCGCGCCATGA
- a CDS encoding helix-turn-helix transcriptional regulator — translation MDAADELIPLIYASLLRETRWEEFIGRLAVLADVECATLFFHDSQSGRGAVTLQSGIPDVAQRDYLSHYGALNPWMWQVGRTPVGTAIVGEQLVARDRFHRTEYYNDFLRRFDQETGVGVTIERTEGRFLLLSTLSGDVDEERNAARARLLSRLAPHLRRASEFYRRNHHSGIGAELTGWLSEAGGVGFVLVDPVGRASHVSPAAEKYLADGRAASLGPNATLRFRNPDIQSALQQMLRGPRAVLPVTLQDGGFGITLMPVGQNEGGIAFSGQTVAAVFTPVLARTAAPALEFARRYGLTPAETRVLTAILDGQRPAEIATAASLSVETVRSQLKSVFSKTGANGQPQLIRMAIGLTDPDPD, via the coding sequence ATGGATGCTGCCGACGAGCTTATTCCCCTGATCTATGCCTCTCTGTTGCGAGAGACCCGTTGGGAGGAATTCATCGGTCGTCTTGCGGTACTGGCGGATGTGGAATGCGCCACGCTTTTCTTTCATGACAGCCAGAGCGGCAGGGGCGCCGTCACCCTTCAGTCGGGCATCCCGGATGTCGCGCAACGCGATTATCTCAGCCATTACGGGGCCCTGAATCCCTGGATGTGGCAGGTCGGGCGCACCCCTGTCGGCACAGCGATCGTCGGCGAGCAGCTGGTCGCGCGCGACAGGTTTCACCGTACCGAATATTACAACGATTTCCTGCGCCGCTTTGACCAGGAAACCGGGGTCGGCGTGACCATCGAGCGCACCGAAGGCCGTTTCCTGCTGCTGTCCACCCTCAGCGGCGACGTCGATGAGGAACGCAATGCCGCGCGGGCCAGGCTTCTGAGCCGCCTTGCCCCGCATCTGCGCCGCGCGTCGGAGTTTTACCGGCGCAACCATCACTCCGGCATCGGCGCTGAACTGACCGGCTGGCTGAGCGAAGCGGGCGGTGTCGGCTTTGTGCTGGTCGATCCGGTGGGCCGGGCAAGCCATGTCAGCCCCGCCGCCGAAAAATACCTGGCAGATGGCCGCGCGGCGAGCCTTGGGCCAAATGCGACGCTGCGGTTTCGCAATCCCGATATCCAGAGCGCGCTGCAACAGATGCTGCGTGGCCCGCGGGCCGTGCTGCCCGTCACCCTGCAGGATGGCGGTTTCGGGATCACCCTGATGCCGGTTGGCCAGAACGAAGGGGGCATTGCCTTCAGCGGCCAGACCGTGGCTGCCGTATTCACTCCGGTTCTGGCGCGGACCGCTGCACCGGCGCTTGAATTTGCCCGGCGCTATGGGCTGACGCCTGCCGAGACGAGGGTTCTCACCGCCATCCTTGACGGACAGCGGCCGGCTGAAATCGCGACGGCAGCCTCGCTTTCGGTCGAGACGGTGCGCAGCCAGCTGAAATCTGTCTTCTCGAAGACCGGCGCGAATGGCCAGCCCCAGCTTATCCGCATGGCCATCGGTCTGACGGACCCCGATCCCGACTGA
- a CDS encoding ABC transporter ATP-binding protein — protein MLEVCGLSVSYPTVSGFVAALKDISFSLAAGETLALVGESGSGKSTTALAVLDYLPPGARREARGLHLMGQDLMALRPSALRALRGRRITAVSQHPGTSLNPAMTIGAQLTEVSRHVLGLSRAASHARALALLGEVQIRNPGQVAGLYPHQLSGGMQQRVAIAIALAPEPDLIVLDEPTTALDATVQREILELLADLQQRRGTAYLLISHDLRLVSGFADRIAVMRGGEILETGSVLHLTETPAHDYTRHLLASALVPASGRQTAAVATPPLLRVSGLGHSFRNASTSVLQEISFDIAPGRCLGLIGESGSGKSTIGKLICGIHDLQDGRIEMAGSDLPAAGDARSLAQRNLVRMVFQSPDATLNPAHRVGDILKRAAHLAGSPDPGGRMRELFDLVRLPPELASRFPAGLSGGQKQRVAIARAFASSPKLVVLDEPTSALDATVQKEVLSLLQELQHREQVAFLLITHDLSILPGMADDLVVLKDGRIVEKGPQDQVLNAPRHAYTRALIEAGNSIF, from the coding sequence GTGTTGGAGGTGTGCGGGCTTTCGGTCAGCTATCCGACTGTGTCCGGCTTTGTCGCTGCGCTGAAAGACATTTCGTTCAGCCTCGCCGCCGGAGAGACGCTGGCGCTGGTCGGGGAATCAGGCAGTGGCAAAAGCACGACGGCTCTGGCGGTGCTGGACTATCTGCCCCCCGGTGCGCGGCGCGAGGCGCGGGGCCTGCACCTGATGGGGCAGGATCTGATGGCGCTGCGCCCATCCGCGCTCAGGGCGTTGCGGGGCAGGCGGATCACGGCGGTCAGCCAGCATCCCGGCACGTCCCTGAACCCCGCAATGACCATTGGCGCGCAGCTGACTGAGGTTTCGCGCCATGTGCTGGGTCTCTCCCGCGCCGCCTCGCATGCGCGCGCTCTGGCACTGCTGGGAGAGGTGCAGATCCGCAACCCCGGCCAGGTGGCAGGGCTTTACCCGCATCAGCTTTCGGGGGGCATGCAGCAGCGGGTTGCCATCGCTATCGCGCTGGCGCCAGAGCCTGACCTGATCGTGCTCGACGAGCCTACCACCGCGCTGGATGCCACGGTGCAGCGCGAGATCCTTGAGCTGCTGGCCGATCTGCAACAGCGGCGCGGCACCGCCTATCTGCTGATCAGCCACGATCTTCGCCTCGTCAGCGGCTTTGCCGACCGGATCGCGGTGATGCGCGGGGGCGAGATCCTCGAAACCGGCAGCGTCCTGCACCTGACCGAAACCCCTGCGCATGACTATACCCGCCATCTTCTGGCCAGTGCGCTGGTTCCGGCTTCAGGCAGGCAGACGGCCGCGGTTGCCACCCCCCCGCTTTTGCGCGTCAGCGGCCTTGGGCACAGCTTCCGCAACGCGAGCACATCCGTGTTGCAAGAGATCAGCTTTGACATCGCACCGGGGCGCTGTCTGGGGCTGATCGGCGAATCCGGCTCTGGGAAGTCGACGATCGGCAAGCTGATCTGCGGCATACATGATCTGCAAGACGGCCGGATCGAGATGGCGGGAAGCGATCTTCCCGCAGCGGGGGACGCCCGCAGCCTCGCACAGCGCAACCTTGTGCGCATGGTCTTCCAGTCCCCCGATGCGACGCTGAACCCGGCGCATCGGGTCGGGGATATCCTGAAACGGGCAGCGCATCTGGCCGGTTCTCCCGATCCCGGGGGGCGGATGCGAGAGCTGTTTGATCTCGTCAGGTTGCCGCCCGAGCTGGCATCGCGCTTTCCGGCGGGGCTTTCGGGCGGACAAAAGCAGCGTGTGGCGATTGCCCGCGCCTTCGCCTCCTCGCCAAAGCTCGTCGTACTTGACGAACCGACCTCCGCGCTGGATGCCACGGTGCAAAAAGAAGTGCTGAGCCTTTTACAAGAGTTGCAGCACCGGGAACAGGTGGCCTTTCTGCTGATCACTCATGATCTGAGCATCCTGCCCGGGATGGCCGATGACCTGGTCGTTCTCAAAGACGGCAGGATCGTCGAAAAGGGGCCACAGGACCAGGTGCTGAACGCGCCGCGCCATGCCTATACGCGCGCGCTGATCGAAGCAGGCAATTCGATTTTCTGA
- a CDS encoding LLM class flavin-dependent oxidoreductase has protein sequence MSRRLLLAGFFYNPQGNHRISWRHADAPSAEVYGLEYYAGLAREAEAAKLDFIFVADHLAVWTEAKSSLHHYANTRLEPITLLTALSALTKEIGLVSTASSSYSEPYNLARQFASWDHISGGRAAINIVTSAMVSEAQNYGHADVFRHADRYRRAEEFVRVLRDLWDSWEDDAQLFDRERGEIADPAKVHELRHEGEFFRVRGPLNVPRPPQGHLPVFQAGSSEDGKNFVAQHVDVQFVSLRTIEEGLAYRADINARLAARGRAPESLKILHGIQPVVAASQEEAREKFAALQALQPDRLSIDLLSTWSGLDLSGVDPHGPLPDLPAADGYKGVQTTLERVRHHAQKGLSVIEIARLMSAGGEMHFVGGTPVQIADEIEAWFSSGAVDGFNLMFPHLPGDWTDFTRLVVPELQRRGLFQTEYGPGTFRDRLGLAHAENRFRATAR, from the coding sequence TTGTCCCGAAGACTTCTCCTTGCTGGCTTTTTCTACAATCCGCAGGGCAATCACCGGATTTCCTGGCGCCATGCCGATGCGCCATCAGCCGAGGTCTACGGGCTGGAATATTACGCCGGTCTCGCGCGTGAGGCCGAGGCGGCGAAGCTGGATTTCATCTTCGTGGCCGATCACCTCGCGGTCTGGACCGAGGCGAAATCCTCGCTCCACCATTACGCCAATACCCGGCTGGAGCCGATCACGCTTCTGACTGCGCTGTCGGCGCTGACTAAAGAGATCGGCCTCGTCTCGACCGCTTCTTCCTCCTATTCCGAACCCTATAATCTTGCGCGGCAGTTCGCGTCCTGGGATCATATCAGCGGCGGGCGGGCGGCGATCAATATCGTGACCTCGGCCATGGTGAGCGAGGCCCAGAATTACGGCCACGCGGATGTGTTTCGCCACGCAGACCGCTATCGTCGCGCCGAAGAATTCGTGCGCGTTCTGCGTGATCTGTGGGACAGCTGGGAAGATGACGCCCAGTTATTCGATCGCGAAAGGGGCGAGATAGCCGATCCCGCAAAGGTGCATGAGTTGCGCCACGAGGGCGAATTCTTCCGGGTGCGCGGGCCGCTGAACGTGCCGCGCCCGCCGCAGGGCCATTTGCCGGTGTTTCAGGCCGGATCCTCTGAGGATGGCAAGAATTTCGTAGCGCAACATGTGGATGTGCAATTCGTCTCGCTGCGCACCATCGAAGAGGGACTGGCATATCGTGCCGATATCAACGCAAGGCTGGCTGCGCGGGGCCGCGCGCCGGAAAGCCTGAAGATCCTGCACGGTATCCAGCCGGTGGTTGCCGCCAGCCAGGAAGAGGCGCGTGAGAAATTCGCAGCGCTGCAGGCGCTTCAGCCCGACAGGTTGTCGATTGATCTTCTGTCCACCTGGTCGGGGCTGGATCTGAGTGGTGTCGATCCCCATGGCCCATTGCCCGACCTGCCCGCCGCCGACGGCTATAAAGGCGTCCAGACCACACTGGAGCGGGTGCGCCACCATGCGCAGAAAGGCCTGAGCGTGATCGAGATCGCACGGCTGATGTCCGCTGGTGGCGAGATGCACTTTGTTGGCGGCACTCCCGTCCAGATTGCCGATGAGATTGAGGCCTGGTTTTCCTCGGGCGCGGTAGACGGGTTCAATCTGATGTTCCCGCATCTGCCCGGTGACTGGACCGATTTCACCCGGCTCGTGGTTCCCGAACTGCAACGCCGTGGCCTGTTTCAAACTGAATATGGGCCGGGCACCTTCCGCGACCGCCTTGGTCTCGCCCATGCCGAAAACCGTTTTCGCGCAACTGCGCGCTGA
- a CDS encoding ABC transporter substrate-binding protein: protein MTRNTRLPAPLLTRLRDAFGRDTRADLWNVALDEHAKGYLDRRNLLKYAGALGIGSALGVTGLLGSTVPARAEGKPGGTIRVGLGQPTAAFNPVLLTDSSSIGVLSQVGEYLILDDAENGLVPQLALSWEANDDLSEWVFNLRPGVKFHDGRDVTSADVVATFERLADPESGSSALSAFRGLLSKGATSAKDPLTVVFRPDVPNANFPYYVSSSVVATIILPADHAGDYEQSFIGTGPFRFDSYQPQRGISFVRNEEYWGEKALPDRVEIRFYDDQQAQFLALKSGEVDVIPEVNSLTSTVEQDPALRVLAVDSTRNDTIHLRTDSAEFKDARIRRAFALAIDRDAVVDGLYKGRALKGNDSIFAPIYASSDPGVPQRNRDLAEARRLLGEAGVPNGFKVTLTTERAYSIPEYSVLLQNQLKEAGIEIELNLIPQDAYYGKAVFGESPWLDSTLGITDYGHRGTPDLILNATLRSDGAWNSAQFKSAEYDALLVDYAKARDLAAQREAAGKIQRLLLEETPTIITYFNKFIRFSSRRVEGVRFTAISHLLLARAWVA from the coding sequence ATGACCCGCAATACCCGCCTCCCTGCCCCGCTGCTCACGCGCCTGCGTGACGCATTCGGTCGCGATACCCGCGCCGATCTTTGGAACGTCGCGCTGGACGAACATGCAAAGGGTTATCTCGACCGCCGCAACCTGCTGAAATACGCGGGCGCGCTCGGGATAGGGTCGGCCCTTGGCGTGACTGGCCTGCTCGGCAGCACTGTCCCGGCACGGGCCGAGGGCAAGCCCGGTGGTACCATTCGCGTGGGCCTTGGCCAGCCGACGGCGGCGTTCAACCCGGTCTTGCTGACCGACAGTTCCTCGATCGGGGTGCTGAGCCAGGTCGGCGAATATCTGATCCTGGATGACGCGGAAAACGGCCTCGTACCGCAGCTCGCTTTATCCTGGGAGGCCAATGACGATCTTTCCGAATGGGTGTTCAATTTGCGCCCGGGCGTGAAATTCCATGACGGGCGCGATGTGACCTCGGCCGATGTCGTCGCGACGTTCGAGCGGCTGGCGGACCCGGAAAGCGGCTCTTCGGCACTCTCGGCCTTCCGGGGGCTCCTGTCCAAAGGGGCTACTTCGGCGAAAGATCCGCTGACGGTAGTGTTCCGCCCCGACGTGCCCAATGCAAATTTCCCCTATTACGTTTCTTCCAGCGTGGTGGCGACCATCATCCTGCCCGCCGATCACGCCGGCGATTACGAGCAAAGCTTCATCGGCACCGGCCCGTTCCGCTTTGACAGCTATCAGCCGCAGCGGGGCATCAGCTTTGTCCGCAATGAAGAGTACTGGGGCGAGAAAGCGCTGCCTGACCGGGTCGAAATCCGCTTTTACGATGACCAGCAGGCGCAGTTCCTCGCGCTGAAATCGGGCGAGGTTGATGTTATCCCCGAGGTCAACAGCCTGACCTCGACCGTCGAGCAGGATCCGGCGCTCAGGGTGCTTGCGGTTGACAGCACCCGCAATGATACGATCCACCTGCGCACCGACAGTGCTGAATTCAAAGATGCCCGCATCCGCCGGGCCTTTGCCCTGGCCATCGACCGTGATGCGGTGGTGGATGGGCTTTACAAAGGCCGCGCGCTCAAGGGAAACGATTCCATCTTCGCGCCGATCTATGCCTCCAGCGACCCCGGCGTGCCGCAAAGGAACCGCGATCTGGCCGAGGCAAGGCGGCTTTTGGGTGAGGCGGGTGTGCCCAATGGATTCAAGGTGACGCTGACCACGGAACGCGCCTATTCGATCCCGGAATATTCCGTCCTGCTGCAAAATCAGCTGAAAGAGGCGGGGATCGAGATCGAGCTGAACCTGATCCCGCAGGATGCCTATTATGGCAAGGCGGTATTCGGGGAATCGCCCTGGCTGGATTCGACGCTCGGCATCACCGATTATGGCCATCGCGGCACGCCGGATCTCATCCTGAACGCAACTCTGCGCAGTGACGGGGCGTGGAATTCGGCACAGTTCAAAAGCGCCGAATATGACGCGCTTCTGGTCGATTACGCAAAAGCGCGCGATCTTGCGGCACAGCGCGAGGCGGCGGGTAAGATCCAGCGGCTCCTGCTGGAGGAAACTCCGACAATCATCACCTATTTCAATAAGTTCATCCGCTTCTCCAGCCGCCGTGTAGAGGGGGTGCGCTTTACGGCAATCTCGCATCTGCTGCTCGCGCGCGCCTGGGTGGCCTGA
- a CDS encoding ABC transporter permease gives MLLRTFLLRRLTTTLVTLFLASLLVFAACQLLPGDIGRAVLGPFAAPEAVAALNAKLGTDQPAHLQYLRWLGGVFNGSLGVSLSHGQPVAPKLWAAMAQSAQLALVVVGLLVPLAMAAGIWAGLRKGKLVDRVILLTGISLATVPDFVTALLLVILFSLWLGWLPVSGPPDGAGAAETLRHLILPALPLVINLFGYIARIVRAGVIRASEADFTRTAILKGLPFRIVLLCHILPNALAPTVAVLATQISNLLGGIVVIEALFNIQGLGALVAQAAKGRDYPTLQAGVLTMVVIYGVVTLLGDLLQLILDPRQRERPGG, from the coding sequence ATGCTGCTTCGGACGTTCCTGCTGCGCAGGCTGACCACGACCCTTGTGACCCTGTTCCTCGCAAGCCTGCTGGTTTTTGCGGCCTGCCAGCTTTTGCCTGGCGATATCGGTCGGGCAGTGCTGGGGCCTTTCGCCGCGCCCGAGGCTGTGGCGGCGCTGAATGCAAAGCTGGGCACCGATCAGCCGGCGCATCTGCAGTATCTGCGCTGGCTCGGCGGGGTGTTCAACGGGTCGCTCGGCGTCTCGCTTTCGCATGGCCAGCCGGTGGCGCCGAAGCTTTGGGCGGCGATGGCGCAATCGGCGCAACTGGCGCTGGTGGTGGTCGGGCTGCTGGTGCCGCTGGCCATGGCTGCCGGTATCTGGGCGGGGCTGCGCAAAGGAAAGCTGGTTGACCGGGTGATCCTTCTGACCGGCATCTCGCTTGCAACAGTGCCGGATTTCGTCACCGCATTGCTTCTGGTGATCCTGTTCAGCCTCTGGCTTGGCTGGCTGCCGGTCTCCGGCCCGCCCGATGGCGCGGGCGCGGCCGAGACGCTGCGCCATCTGATCCTGCCCGCGCTGCCCCTGGTGATCAACCTCTTCGGCTATATCGCCCGCATCGTTCGCGCCGGCGTGATCCGTGCCAGCGAGGCCGATTTCACCCGAACCGCGATCCTGAAGGGCCTGCCATTCCGCATCGTGCTTTTGTGCCATATCCTGCCCAATGCACTGGCGCCGACGGTTGCAGTTCTGGCAACGCAGATCTCGAACCTGCTTGGCGGGATCGTGGTGATCGAGGCGCTTTTCAACATCCAGGGGCTGGGCGCATTGGTGGCACAGGCGGCTAAGGGCCGCGATTATCCGACTTTGCAGGCGGGCGTGCTGACCATGGTCGTGATTTATGGCGTGGTCACATTGCTTGGGGATCTGCTGCAACTGATCCTTGATCCGCGTCAGCGCGAAAGGCCCGGCGGATGA